In one Paracholeplasma manati genomic region, the following are encoded:
- a CDS encoding NAD(P)/FAD-dependent oxidoreductase — MKDYIVIGSGIIGALITRTLSKYQVSVLVIDKENDISSHQTIANSAIIHSGHDPKPGSLKARLCVEGNAMYDTLEHELAIPLLRTGAYVVAHNNFEEQMLQELHQRAKQNGVLGTYFLSGDEARKVEPRLSETITKVLSLPSTKVTFPWEVSIHAISNAIKNGAEFKRNAHVISIKKVEDHFVLHLKDGTTLESKHVINAAGVMSDLIARMIEENPEFEIKPRKGEYFVLDRKAVGLFNHVIYPLPTKAGKGVLIVPQTHGNILLGPTSYEISDREDESTSREGMKYIKEHLKALSNQIPFDMIIRNFAGVRATSTYEDFYIQESKTYKGFYHVAGIDSPGLTAAPAIAKYLVEEVIRIDLPMKPDFDPIHQPIPLFHTLCDVQKQIEIQKHPKHGHLVCKCEKVTEQDIINAIHSPTGNDTIKGIKKRARAGAGLCQGGYCESEVLKIIARETKVKPNEVNYYAKNTPILVKETKTK, encoded by the coding sequence ATGAAAGACTATATCGTCATTGGGTCAGGCATCATCGGTGCCCTCATTACCCGAACATTATCAAAATACCAAGTTTCAGTTTTAGTCATTGACAAAGAAAATGACATCTCTTCTCATCAAACCATCGCGAACAGCGCGATCATTCACTCTGGGCACGACCCCAAACCAGGGTCTTTAAAAGCACGCCTTTGTGTTGAAGGAAATGCCATGTATGACACGCTTGAACATGAGCTTGCTATCCCACTATTAAGAACAGGGGCTTATGTGGTTGCTCATAACAATTTCGAAGAACAAATGCTTCAAGAACTTCATCAAAGAGCGAAACAAAACGGCGTACTAGGTACGTACTTTTTAAGTGGTGATGAAGCACGAAAAGTTGAACCAAGGCTATCTGAAACCATCACTAAAGTCTTATCATTACCATCCACGAAAGTCACCTTTCCATGGGAAGTATCGATTCACGCGATTTCAAACGCCATCAAAAATGGGGCTGAATTCAAGCGTAATGCCCATGTCATTTCCATTAAAAAAGTTGAAGATCATTTCGTTCTCCATTTAAAAGATGGGACAACATTAGAATCAAAACACGTCATTAACGCAGCTGGGGTCATGAGTGATCTCATCGCTCGCATGATTGAAGAAAACCCTGAATTCGAAATCAAACCGCGAAAAGGGGAATATTTTGTTTTAGATCGTAAGGCTGTTGGATTATTTAACCATGTGATTTATCCGCTACCTACCAAAGCCGGAAAAGGGGTCTTAATCGTTCCCCAAACCCATGGCAACATTTTATTGGGGCCAACCTCTTATGAAATCAGTGATCGCGAAGATGAATCCACTTCAAGAGAGGGTATGAAATACATTAAAGAACACTTGAAGGCATTATCCAATCAAATCCCATTTGATATGATTATCCGAAACTTCGCTGGGGTTCGCGCAACCTCCACGTATGAAGATTTTTACATTCAAGAATCTAAAACATATAAAGGCTTTTACCACGTCGCTGGCATCGATTCACCTGGGTTGACAGCTGCCCCAGCGATTGCGAAATACTTGGTCGAAGAAGTCATTCGCATCGACCTTCCGATGAAACCTGATTTTGATCCAATCCATCAACCAATCCCTTTATTCCATACTTTATGTGATGTTCAGAAACAAATCGAGATTCAAAAACACCCAAAACATGGTCACTTGGTTTGTAAGTGTGAAAAGGTGACTGAACAAGACATCATCAACGCGATTCACAGTCCAACCGGTAATGATACCATCAAAGGGATTAAAAAGCGTGCACGTGCTGGTGCGGGTTTATGTCAGGGTGGCTATTGTGAATCTGAAGTGTTAAAAATCATTGCGAGAGAAACCAAGGTTAAACCCAACGAAGTGAACTATTACGCGAAAAACACCCCCATCCTTGTAAAGGAGACGAAGACAAAATGA
- a CDS encoding alpha/beta hydrolase, with translation MLQKMSKPTKWLVILLLVVLVSSFFASTVQNSFFSVKVDKISFETERGTLSGYLYTPRGVDDNNPAPAVVLTHGYLNNAEMQMIGAIELSRRGFVVLAFDMYDHGDSTWETPAAFSFFPRAVYDAVQYMYDQDFVLKAANGDGMIGVSGHSMGGFSSTYAVVFDEMDFATNGYRKIAAALPVGADFRYIGVADPETYFGPRSAGVIAAHWDQFFFDNVTSSANGSVRYKDFVKDPVGLKFLGRDDEGTAEASVWYDRDGGQRIIYTPDETHPQNHWSLETGKAMVDFFNDAFAFQLGEHADLGSLTSYGIEIKSGQVWWLKEVFTTISLVALFLMIVPAFLVLTQVKVFNKVYAEIKAQPQVELNHNLKALKFIVVLLAALLGAFYLNIFMDRQVAGLGLLAKAMHYIIGGTFVVIIGAWLMSMAKPESVKVAQKVTLGAALVILVALAFRWFLLNPTIITKATYWSAPSINTIAYWAVAAAGLTFLVVFGTTPVFNAGLNVENPYGLKASWIQVGASLLTAIVLTFGLFLVVGLMEWIFLTDFRLYAYAIKIFNSQQFVAALRYMPLFFIYYLASAIAIFVNTKGMKAWKADVLAAFSLVGPVLFFLVYQYFVLYNTGVAAFPTFSLSSILLVGIVPTLTVAGIVIRRFSEKTGNIWTSVFFTTAFFTLVALANTAVYLIQFR, from the coding sequence ATGTTACAAAAAATGTCTAAACCAACCAAATGGTTGGTGATACTATTACTCGTCGTATTAGTATCAAGCTTTTTCGCTTCAACGGTTCAAAACTCATTCTTCTCAGTCAAAGTTGACAAGATTAGTTTTGAAACCGAACGTGGTACGCTATCGGGTTACTTATATACACCAAGAGGTGTAGATGATAACAATCCAGCGCCTGCGGTTGTGCTTACCCACGGGTATCTCAATAACGCTGAGATGCAAATGATCGGTGCGATTGAATTATCTAGAAGAGGCTTTGTGGTCCTCGCATTTGACATGTATGACCATGGTGATTCGACTTGGGAAACACCGGCTGCATTCAGCTTCTTCCCACGTGCAGTCTATGACGCTGTTCAATACATGTATGATCAAGATTTCGTCTTAAAAGCTGCGAATGGCGATGGTATGATTGGTGTATCCGGTCACTCCATGGGTGGTTTCTCATCCACTTACGCCGTCGTATTTGACGAAATGGATTTCGCTACCAACGGTTATCGTAAGATTGCAGCCGCATTACCTGTCGGTGCAGACTTTAGATACATTGGTGTCGCTGACCCTGAAACTTATTTTGGCCCACGTTCTGCCGGTGTCATCGCTGCGCATTGGGACCAATTCTTCTTTGATAACGTAACCTCATCCGCTAACGGATCCGTTCGTTACAAAGATTTCGTGAAAGACCCAGTCGGTTTGAAGTTCTTAGGTAGAGACGATGAAGGTACTGCAGAAGCGTCTGTTTGGTACGATCGTGATGGTGGTCAAAGAATCATTTATACACCAGATGAAACACACCCACAAAACCACTGGTCACTAGAAACTGGTAAAGCCATGGTTGATTTCTTCAATGATGCATTCGCATTCCAACTTGGAGAACATGCGGATTTAGGTTCATTAACCTCTTATGGTATTGAAATCAAATCTGGACAAGTATGGTGGTTAAAAGAAGTCTTCACAACCATTTCTTTAGTTGCATTATTCTTAATGATTGTCCCTGCATTCTTAGTCCTTACTCAAGTGAAAGTATTCAATAAAGTCTATGCAGAAATCAAAGCTCAACCTCAAGTTGAATTGAATCATAATTTGAAAGCCTTGAAGTTCATCGTTGTCTTGTTGGCAGCATTACTCGGTGCCTTCTACCTCAATATTTTCATGGATCGTCAAGTCGCTGGTCTAGGCTTATTGGCTAAAGCCATGCATTACATCATTGGTGGTACATTTGTTGTGATCATTGGTGCTTGGTTGATGTCAATGGCTAAACCTGAATCGGTTAAAGTTGCACAAAAGGTTACTTTAGGTGCAGCCTTAGTTATTTTGGTTGCTTTAGCATTCCGTTGGTTCTTATTGAACCCAACCATCATTACCAAAGCAACCTATTGGAGTGCACCTTCGATCAATACCATCGCGTATTGGGCAGTGGCAGCTGCTGGTTTAACCTTCCTTGTTGTATTTGGTACAACCCCAGTATTCAATGCAGGTCTTAATGTGGAAAACCCTTATGGCTTGAAAGCTTCATGGATTCAAGTTGGTGCTTCCTTATTAACAGCCATCGTATTGACATTTGGTTTATTCTTAGTCGTTGGATTGATGGAATGGATTTTCTTAACAGACTTCAGACTATACGCTTACGCGATTAAGATTTTCAATAGCCAACAATTTGTTGCAGCACTCAGATACATGCCTTTATTCTTCATTTATTACTTGGCATCTGCCATCGCAATCTTCGTCAATACCAAGGGTATGAAAGCTTGGAAAGCCGATGTACTCGCTGCATTCTCATTGGTTGGTCCGGTATTATTCTTCTTAGTTTATCAATACTTCGTGTTATACAACACTGGCGTAGCCGCATTCCCAACCTTCTCATTGTCTTCTATCCTATTGGTTGGTATCGTGCCTACATTAACCGTGGCTGGTATTGTCATCCGTCGTTTCTCTGAAAAGACTGGTAACATTTGGACTTCTGTCTTCTTCACTACCGCATTCTTCACCTTAGTTGCGTTGGCGAATACCGCTGTATACCTCATCCAATTTAGATAA
- a CDS encoding carbohydrate ABC transporter permease — protein sequence MVGEKKWVPYVLLLPWFIGFILFKLYPFISAFLLSLYEKRGRVSTFVGLKNFELIFDSSSYLGSEFMNALKVTFIYVFVTVPLILIVSLLVAYILALKMKGIGFFRTAFYMPTVLGANVAIIILWRYIFEYNGLINAGLKLIGLQPISFLGTAAGAMTSIVLLRVWQFGSTMLIFLNALKNVPETLYEAATIDGAGKIRQFFSVTVPMITPIILFNAVMRLVETFQVFNGPMLITNGGPENSTNVLNKLIYDIAFKGGDLNIGSAMSWILFVIIMVFTVMIFRSSKYWVHYQD from the coding sequence ATGGTAGGCGAAAAGAAATGGGTACCCTACGTGCTGTTGTTGCCGTGGTTCATTGGATTTATCTTATTTAAACTCTACCCATTCATCAGCGCATTCTTACTCAGTTTGTATGAAAAAAGAGGTAGAGTATCGACCTTTGTTGGGTTGAAAAACTTTGAACTCATCTTTGATTCTTCGAGTTATTTGGGTTCAGAATTCATGAACGCATTGAAGGTAACCTTTATATATGTGTTCGTGACTGTACCACTGATTTTGATCGTATCCTTATTGGTCGCGTACATTTTAGCATTAAAAATGAAAGGCATTGGCTTCTTTAGAACCGCCTTTTATATGCCTACCGTGTTAGGTGCGAATGTTGCCATCATCATCCTATGGCGCTATATCTTTGAATACAATGGTTTAATCAATGCGGGTCTAAAATTGATTGGACTCCAACCCATCAGTTTCTTAGGCACCGCTGCTGGGGCGATGACCTCGATTGTCTTACTCCGTGTCTGGCAATTCGGGTCTACAATGCTCATATTCTTAAATGCGTTAAAGAATGTGCCAGAAACGTTGTATGAAGCAGCGACCATCGATGGGGCTGGGAAGATCAGACAGTTCTTCAGTGTGACTGTACCGATGATTACCCCCATCATCCTATTCAACGCTGTGATGCGTCTGGTAGAAACCTTCCAAGTGTTCAATGGACCAATGCTCATTACCAATGGGGGACCAGAAAACTCAACCAACGTATTGAATAAACTCATTTATGACATCGCCTTCAAAGGTGGCGACCTCAACATCGGTAGTGCGATGTCTTGGATATTGTTCGTCATCATCATGGTATTCACCGTGATGATATTTAGATCCAGTAAGTACTGGGTTCACTATCAGGATTAG
- a CDS encoding InlB B-repeat-containing protein has translation MKKFVSLIAILTLGLILMACATTKYTVTFESNQGSAVEAISVESGKTITAPTAPVRSGYAFEGWFKEAALTNPWVFATDTVKSDITLYAKWSMTDQAYVDQVYDWLSLGNLTGLTTASPRLIFPTNRDGVTISWSIDKPLFIQYNGVINQPTFEEGDQTVTLTATLSKGSATREKVFTATVLKLASIEDTPPLLNEDFKTYTAGNIIGQSGLWAPVSGKAGNSLFTVISSLTPAIPNGSNALKIEALTELQIEGSIAHSYDVLVFEVDLLQSSTSNASAINIQSSSSSPVVAFGLDGASLFYRTDNGTLMKTEININQWYTLRVEVDLINKTIEAFYYEDGQLVSLTPGKVTYTGTTPFQSVFIRSGSSTTTTLREPAYITNFIVNRIEALPRPEEVIKLGEVTGIQASVSLEEGSTFTVAVAEVYNYFGAQQLLVKDTDYTLSIDNPVNTAVPGDYVVTYTFTNSANASDVKVVTQNVNIYSAAEPNEISSVVSTPAGYLEQQSDITITVVQPSGTLYYLLSNNETETKAAIMAGVSQTITAQSVVLDDLNVSTFLYIHVFVDLNGDSNMVSHLILREAVTEITSVSQFVTIFSTTAADITTSYALMTDIDLTGIVWADGNTSFKAKFYGNGHIISNLTMTKTGTNYGGLFARINGGMVRDLVLDNIHVTAADRAGILAGRVENGNSSITNIVIMNSSVTGASSNGVGGVIGLVSRETTMSNVTILDSEVNATGVKNVGGVVGRVDGAALIASDIYVRGVLVKTNVIDALDIAAGALVGYVRDSVASVVTANRIIIIDTAVDAQVAGALIGYNRAPGSATVQNAYVEVNFTHPTAVSAGLIGRVNNETDKINTATIFGVLTGSVENVQAQAFVNTTVPADLAWWTTNLPVFTNSDLWTLDANNIFALDNYIENSAPMLAVELVYNITLDNQQIQIRQGAAFMHMAPEVGGYQFVGWFLDIALSQALPEGYLVSEAVTLYGKYETVPASQVTFVTNVEGLTVPMQEVNYGQLATLPIVENQMMGGVLKEVVGWTINGQPFDFSTPILGNTELVAVWSTVELTVTFNGGNAVTVLYGELVSAPVENPTHYFSEVTFKEWQLSGVAFDFNTPITANINLVGAFNTPASISIDTVEEFHYMATVESTYTYVLSTNLDFATFTWTYVNTSFKGSFDGQGYTISNLSMTGLTGYAGVFPRANGATITNLVLDNITIATTARAGVLVGRIENNGSTIENVVVKNSSVSGADSNGVGGLVGQISKSSNIFNVAVINTNVTNNVVNVGGLVGRIDGGANVIADDIFISNVTVKSNSANTSDVAASALVGYIANVADSVFSGVRIVVLDTTVDGNVAAAFVGYNRYPGTANLMDAYFEVTFVNNERSGLIGYNRDQVTPLDQSSIFGSFTNDTPHSNALALTNSAVPADSAWWTTNLNNIATSSLWVVNPDGSVVLALLVD, from the coding sequence ATGAAAAAATTCGTCAGTTTAATCGCGATTTTGACCCTTGGTTTGATTTTAATGGCGTGTGCAACTACCAAGTACACCGTCACATTCGAATCCAATCAAGGCAGTGCTGTAGAAGCCATTTCAGTTGAAAGTGGCAAAACCATCACAGCACCAACAGCACCAGTTAGAAGTGGTTACGCTTTTGAGGGATGGTTCAAGGAGGCAGCCTTGACCAACCCATGGGTATTCGCAACCGATACCGTGAAAAGCGACATCACCTTATATGCAAAATGGTCAATGACCGATCAAGCCTATGTAGACCAAGTCTATGACTGGTTATCATTGGGTAACCTTACCGGTCTTACCACCGCATCCCCAAGATTGATTTTCCCTACCAATCGAGATGGTGTTACCATCAGTTGGTCCATTGATAAACCACTATTCATTCAATACAATGGTGTCATCAATCAGCCAACCTTCGAAGAAGGGGATCAAACCGTCACATTGACCGCAACCTTATCTAAAGGTAGCGCTACACGTGAAAAAGTCTTTACAGCGACCGTTCTAAAACTTGCGAGTATTGAAGATACCCCACCACTCTTGAATGAAGATTTCAAGACGTATACAGCGGGTAACATCATTGGACAATCCGGTTTATGGGCGCCAGTATCGGGTAAAGCAGGCAATTCCTTATTTACCGTCATCTCATCGTTAACCCCAGCCATTCCAAATGGGTCTAACGCCTTGAAGATTGAAGCGTTAACCGAACTTCAAATTGAAGGATCTATCGCTCACAGCTATGATGTACTTGTGTTCGAAGTGGATTTACTTCAATCCTCAACATCAAACGCTTCAGCCATCAACATTCAATCCTCATCATCTAGCCCAGTCGTCGCGTTTGGTCTAGATGGTGCGTCATTATTCTATCGTACCGATAATGGTACATTGATGAAGACTGAAATCAACATCAACCAATGGTACACCCTCAGGGTCGAAGTTGATCTAATCAATAAAACCATCGAAGCTTTCTATTATGAAGATGGACAACTCGTATCATTGACCCCTGGTAAAGTCACTTATACAGGCACTACACCATTCCAAAGCGTGTTCATTCGTAGTGGTAGTTCAACCACCACCACTTTGAGAGAACCTGCCTATATCACAAACTTCATAGTCAATCGAATTGAAGCTTTACCAAGACCTGAAGAAGTCATCAAATTGGGTGAAGTCACAGGCATTCAAGCTTCTGTATCATTAGAAGAAGGTTCAACCTTTACTGTGGCTGTCGCAGAAGTATATAACTACTTTGGGGCACAACAATTATTGGTTAAAGATACCGACTATACACTATCGATTGATAACCCAGTGAACACAGCAGTCCCTGGTGATTATGTGGTTACCTATACATTCACCAACAGTGCAAACGCATCCGATGTTAAAGTCGTGACACAAAATGTCAACATTTACTCCGCCGCTGAACCAAATGAAATCAGCAGTGTGGTATCTACACCAGCAGGGTATTTAGAACAACAATCCGATATTACCATCACAGTGGTTCAACCATCGGGTACGCTTTATTACTTGTTATCCAATAACGAAACCGAAACCAAAGCGGCTATCATGGCAGGTGTTTCACAAACCATTACGGCACAATCAGTTGTATTGGATGATTTAAATGTCAGTACATTCCTCTACATCCATGTGTTTGTAGACCTCAATGGTGATTCAAACATGGTGAGCCATCTCATCCTAAGAGAAGCTGTCACAGAGATTACCTCGGTATCACAATTCGTTACCATTTTCTCAACCACAGCAGCCGATATTACCACCAGTTACGCCCTCATGACCGATATCGATTTAACCGGTATTGTTTGGGCCGATGGAAATACGTCATTTAAAGCCAAATTTTATGGCAATGGACACATCATTTCAAACTTAACCATGACCAAGACTGGTACCAATTATGGTGGTTTATTCGCTAGAATCAATGGTGGTATGGTCAGAGATTTGGTCTTAGATAACATCCATGTTACCGCCGCTGACCGCGCAGGTATCTTGGCAGGTCGTGTTGAAAATGGTAACTCTAGCATCACCAATATCGTCATCATGAACTCATCCGTCACCGGTGCAAGTTCCAATGGTGTGGGTGGTGTGATTGGCTTGGTATCGAGAGAAACCACCATGAGCAACGTCACTATATTAGACTCCGAAGTCAACGCAACTGGTGTTAAAAACGTCGGTGGTGTGGTCGGTAGAGTCGACGGTGCAGCCCTCATCGCATCCGATATTTATGTCCGTGGTGTCTTGGTTAAAACCAATGTCATCGACGCATTAGATATCGCTGCCGGAGCACTCGTTGGTTATGTCCGCGACTCTGTCGCATCCGTCGTTACCGCCAATAGAATTATCATCATCGATACAGCCGTAGACGCACAAGTGGCAGGCGCACTCATTGGTTACAATCGTGCACCAGGTTCCGCAACCGTTCAAAACGCTTATGTCGAAGTCAACTTTACCCATCCAACCGCAGTATCAGCCGGTTTGATTGGTAGAGTCAATAACGAAACCGATAAAATAAACACAGCCACTATTTTTGGTGTCTTAACAGGTTCAGTTGAAAACGTTCAAGCCCAAGCTTTCGTGAATACAACCGTACCAGCCGACTTGGCTTGGTGGACCACCAATTTACCAGTATTCACCAATAGTGATTTATGGACTTTAGATGCAAACAACATTTTCGCACTAGACAATTATATTGAAAATAGTGCACCGATGTTGGCCGTTGAATTGGTCTATAACATCACCTTAGATAATCAACAAATTCAAATCCGTCAAGGCGCAGCCTTCATGCATATGGCTCCTGAAGTCGGTGGCTATCAATTTGTTGGCTGGTTCTTAGATATCGCATTATCTCAAGCTTTACCAGAAGGTTATCTCGTATCGGAAGCGGTCACGCTTTATGGTAAATACGAAACTGTCCCTGCATCACAGGTCACATTCGTCACCAACGTAGAAGGTTTAACCGTACCGATGCAAGAAGTGAATTATGGACAACTCGCAACCCTACCAATCGTTGAAAATCAAATGATGGGTGGCGTGTTAAAAGAAGTGGTAGGCTGGACAATAAATGGACAACCATTTGATTTCTCAACCCCAATTTTAGGCAACACTGAGTTGGTCGCAGTATGGTCAACGGTTGAATTAACCGTCACCTTCAATGGCGGTAACGCAGTCACTGTATTGTACGGTGAACTTGTCTCCGCACCAGTTGAAAATCCAACCCATTATTTCTCTGAAGTCACCTTCAAAGAATGGCAATTGTCTGGGGTCGCCTTTGACTTTAATACCCCAATTACTGCAAATATCAACTTGGTCGGTGCATTCAACACACCAGCATCGATTTCAATCGATACCGTGGAAGAATTCCATTATATGGCAACCGTTGAATCCACATATACCTATGTATTATCAACCAACTTGGATTTCGCTACATTCACTTGGACTTATGTGAATACCTCCTTTAAAGGCTCATTCGATGGTCAAGGTTATACCATTTCGAACCTTTCCATGACCGGACTAACGGGTTATGCGGGTGTATTCCCTAGAGCCAATGGCGCAACCATCACGAACCTTGTTTTAGACAATATCACCATCGCGACCACTGCACGTGCAGGTGTCTTGGTGGGTAGAATTGAAAACAATGGATCCACGATTGAAAACGTCGTGGTTAAAAATTCCAGTGTTTCCGGCGCAGACTCCAATGGTGTCGGTGGCTTGGTAGGTCAAATCTCCAAATCATCCAACATCTTCAATGTCGCTGTAATCAATACCAACGTTACCAATAATGTAGTGAACGTGGGTGGTTTGGTGGGTAGAATCGATGGTGGCGCAAACGTCATCGCCGATGATATCTTCATTTCAAACGTGACCGTTAAATCCAACAGCGCGAACACCTCCGATGTCGCAGCGTCCGCTCTTGTTGGCTATATCGCCAACGTCGCTGACTCTGTATTCTCAGGTGTACGTATCGTGGTTTTAGACACCACTGTGGACGGTAATGTCGCAGCCGCATTCGTCGGTTATAACCGTTATCCAGGTACCGCCAATCTCATGGACGCTTATTTCGAAGTAACATTCGTTAATAATGAACGTTCTGGTTTGATTGGATACAACCGTGACCAAGTGACACCACTCGATCAATCCAGTATCTTTGGTAGTTTCACCAACGATACCCCACACTCAAACGCACTCGCATTAACCAACAGTGCTGTACCAGCCGATAGTGCTTGGTGGACCACTAATTTGAACAATATCGCGACCTCATCCTTATGGGTAGTTAATCCAGATGGATCTGTTGTATTAGCGTTATTGGTAGATTAA
- a CDS encoding carbohydrate ABC transporter permease, translating to MNKTIQKRIFTIIKYTIILAFAFVMLYPLLWIIGASFNEGANESFFFWPTHFTWIGWQEALTAPGWGSARGYSLLRAVWNTMQYVLPHVIFGTVSTLLTAYVLTRMHFKGKKLVFALVIGTLLMPNTIFRIPMYAFWTSPSVATIWENSPLPFMPFLPLWAGSVFAVNSFSIFMFIQFFRTIPRDLDEAAYMDGANKMQVLWYVLMPVLKPIVITVALLLFIAEFNDYQGPLIYITNAELFPLAKVLPLLGLDSTNTYAHVYARSIVSVSILIIVFFVAQKYFVGNNADSAIKG from the coding sequence ATGAACAAAACCATTCAAAAGAGAATCTTTACGATCATTAAATACACCATCATCCTCGCTTTCGCGTTTGTGATGTTGTATCCGCTATTATGGATCATTGGCGCGTCATTCAATGAAGGTGCCAACGAATCGTTCTTTTTCTGGCCTACCCATTTCACCTGGATTGGTTGGCAAGAAGCCTTAACTGCCCCTGGTTGGGGTAGTGCTAGAGGGTATTCATTGTTAAGAGCGGTATGGAATACGATGCAATATGTGTTACCGCATGTGATATTCGGGACTGTTTCAACACTCTTAACCGCTTATGTACTCACCCGTATGCATTTTAAAGGGAAAAAATTGGTATTCGCTTTGGTCATCGGAACCCTACTGATGCCAAATACCATCTTTAGAATTCCGATGTATGCCTTTTGGACCAGCCCTTCTGTCGCAACCATTTGGGAAAATAGCCCATTGCCATTCATGCCATTCTTACCGTTATGGGCTGGATCGGTATTCGCGGTGAATTCATTTTCAATTTTCATGTTCATTCAATTTTTTAGAACCATCCCTCGCGATTTAGATGAAGCCGCGTATATGGATGGTGCGAATAAAATGCAAGTCCTATGGTACGTGTTGATGCCGGTGTTAAAACCGATTGTCATCACTGTCGCGTTGTTGTTATTCATCGCTGAGTTCAACGACTATCAAGGACCACTCATCTACATTACAAACGCGGAGTTGTTCCCGCTAGCGAAAGTCTTACCACTATTGGGGTTAGACTCCACCAATACCTACGCCCATGTCTATGCGCGTTCGATTGTGTCGGTATCGATCCTCATCATCGTCTTCTTTGTTGCACAAAAATATTTTGTGGGTAACAACGCAGACTCAGCCATTAAGGGTTAG
- a CDS encoding glycerol-3-phosphate responsive antiterminator, translating into MLGNQRIIPAISNHQELRLFLQTNLTYGILMNFQLAQLPDLVLEMKNKDKKVLIHSELIKGLTSDEYGAIYLIQTLKVDGIISSKPKVIEVCKKRKVIGILRFFLKDSISLEQSLEVASKTNPDYLEVLPALCTDIIPEIKQRIHCDIMMGGLIRTKDQIATCLLAGAVGVTTSNPQFWI; encoded by the coding sequence ATGTTAGGCAATCAACGAATCATCCCGGCCATCAGTAACCACCAAGAACTGAGGCTGTTCTTACAAACCAACTTAACCTATGGCATCTTGATGAATTTCCAGTTGGCACAGTTACCCGATTTGGTTTTAGAGATGAAAAACAAAGACAAGAAAGTCTTAATTCACTCGGAATTGATCAAAGGATTGACCTCCGATGAATACGGGGCGATATACCTCATTCAAACCTTAAAAGTCGATGGGATTATATCTTCTAAACCTAAAGTCATCGAAGTCTGTAAAAAGCGAAAAGTGATTGGCATCTTAAGGTTCTTCCTTAAAGATTCGATATCCCTTGAACAAAGCCTAGAAGTCGCGAGTAAAACCAACCCGGATTACTTAGAAGTCTTGCCAGCGCTATGTACAGACATCATCCCTGAAATCAAACAACGCATCCATTGTGACATCATGATGGGTGGACTCATTCGAACCAAAGACCAAATCGCCACCTGTTTACTGGCAGGTGCGGTCGGTGTCACCACCAGCAACCCTCAGTTCTGGATCTAA